One window of the bacterium genome contains the following:
- a CDS encoding Gfo/Idh/MocA family oxidoreductase, producing the protein MSENEAKTLKAAVIGVGSLGQHHARVYTQISGIELVGVADSSQKRAQEIAKKCHCQAFVDYHDLIQAVDLVSVVVPTAVHYAVAKDFLAKGVSVLLEKPMTRTVEEADELIALAKVNQATLQIGHIERFNQAIQELKKVLDSPKFIEVHRLGPYSQRNTDIGVTLDLMIHDLDIILDLVGAPVEQVEATGVRILSEHEDIANARITMKNGCVANVNASRVTMDAQRKIRIFSPSSYISIDYQKQELSIYQLKKGRKIDENNLMKMIDRKRIVFGKKEPLMIELTAFVDAIRNRTEPEVTGLAGREALAVAIEISKQIKKQDYSA; encoded by the coding sequence ATGTCTGAAAATGAAGCCAAAACATTGAAAGCCGCAGTGATCGGTGTGGGCAGCCTGGGTCAGCATCATGCCCGGGTTTATACCCAAATTTCCGGAATTGAACTGGTGGGGGTTGCGGATAGTAGTCAAAAACGGGCCCAAGAAATCGCGAAAAAATGCCATTGCCAGGCGTTTGTGGATTATCATGACCTGATTCAGGCAGTTGATCTGGTCTCGGTGGTTGTGCCCACCGCAGTCCATTATGCAGTGGCCAAAGATTTTTTAGCAAAAGGTGTTTCCGTGCTTTTAGAAAAACCCATGACGCGGACAGTGGAAGAGGCGGATGAGCTGATTGCTTTGGCCAAAGTCAACCAGGCGACGCTTCAAATTGGGCATATCGAACGCTTTAATCAGGCAATCCAGGAACTCAAGAAGGTACTGGATTCTCCAAAGTTTATCGAGGTCCATCGTTTGGGTCCTTATTCGCAACGCAATACTGATATCGGGGTGACCCTTGATTTGATGATCCATGATCTGGATATTATTCTTGATCTGGTCGGTGCACCTGTGGAACAGGTGGAAGCCACGGGTGTGCGGATTCTCTCTGAGCACGAAGATATTGCCAATGCACGGATTACCATGAAAAACGGCTGTGTGGCCAATGTCAATGCCTCGCGGGTGACGATGGATGCGCAGCGTAAAATCAGAATTTTTTCACCCAGCAGTTATATAAGTATTGATTACCAAAAACAGGAACTTTCTATTTACCAATTGAAAAAGGGACGGAAAATTGATGAAAATAATCTTATGAAGATGATTGATCGTAAGCGAATTGTGTTCGGGAAAAAGGAACCGTTGATGATTGAATTAACCGCGTTTGTAGACGCGATCCGCAACCGGACCGAGCCGGAAGTGACCGGCCTGGCAGGGCGTGAGGCTTTGGCCGTGGCAATTGAGATCAGCAAGCAAATAAAAAAACAGGATTATTCTGCGTAA
- the lpxB gene encoding lipid-A-disaccharide synthase, translating into MKKIMFVAGEASGDQHAAEVYKKIKQQRPEIEAFGMGGAMLEAAGVRIEVDLVSHAVIGIVEALAKISEFFKILTLAKRLLEKERPDAVVLTDFPDLNFRIAAYAKSLGIPVIYFVSPQIWAWRKGRIHTIKKIVDHMIVVFSFEEPLYRKAGIPVTFVGHPLLEQVKPEVPVAQRRQALLGEARGPLVALLPGSRRQEIEFLLPTMAGIAKRLREKHPQIQFVVPVARTVSAERIAAILDKVGLAAQLIREQPYSARAAADLAIVSSGTATLETAILGTPMIVGYRMKRISYWLARIFVKLKFFGLANLVADEKIAPEFLQDAFSPEKVFPIAEALLQDQAMIEKQKQGWARVRNRLGGIGAAARTAEVILKIIG; encoded by the coding sequence ATGAAAAAAATAATGTTTGTGGCCGGAGAAGCGTCGGGCGACCAGCACGCGGCTGAGGTCTATAAAAAGATAAAGCAACAACGTCCCGAAATAGAGGCGTTTGGGATGGGCGGCGCCATGCTGGAGGCCGCCGGGGTACGGATTGAGGTTGACCTGGTCTCGCATGCCGTGATCGGGATTGTGGAAGCATTGGCCAAGATTAGTGAGTTTTTTAAAATCCTCACCTTGGCAAAAAGGCTTTTAGAAAAAGAACGCCCGGATGCGGTGGTCCTGACGGATTTTCCTGATCTTAATTTTCGGATTGCGGCGTACGCAAAGTCATTGGGTATTCCTGTGATCTATTTTGTCAGCCCTCAAATTTGGGCTTGGCGTAAAGGACGCATCCATACCATTAAAAAAATTGTGGACCACATGATTGTGGTTTTTTCTTTTGAAGAACCGCTCTATCGCAAGGCCGGTATTCCGGTAACCTTCGTAGGGCATCCTTTGCTTGAACAGGTGAAACCGGAAGTGCCGGTCGCGCAAAGACGGCAAGCGCTTTTGGGAGAGGCCCGGGGACCTTTGGTTGCATTGCTGCCGGGAAGCCGCAGACAGGAAATTGAGTTTTTATTGCCGACCATGGCCGGGATTGCAAAAAGGCTTCGGGAAAAACATCCGCAAATACAGTTTGTTGTTCCGGTAGCGCGAACCGTTTCTGCGGAGCGCATTGCAGCGATTCTGGACAAGGTTGGGTTGGCGGCACAGCTGATTCGTGAGCAACCGTATAGCGCTCGCGCTGCGGCTGATCTGGCGATTGTCTCGTCCGGCACAGCCACGTTGGAAACCGCGATTTTGGGAACACCCATGATTGTCGGGTACCGTATGAAACGGATCAGCTACTGGCTGGCTCGGATTTTTGTGAAATTGAAATTTTTTGGATTGGCCAATTTGGTGGCAGATGAAAAAATCGCGCCTGAGTTTTTACAGGATGCATTTTCGCCTGAAAAAGTTTTCCCAATCGCCGAGGCCTTGCTGCAGGATCAGGCGATGATTGAGAAACAGAAACAAGGCTGGGCGCGGGTTCGCAATCGCCTGGGCGGGATCGGCGCAGCCGCCAGGACCGCTGAGGTCATTTTAAAAATAATCGGGTAG
- the lpxK gene encoding tetraacyldisaccharide 4'-kinase — protein MQIILLLLSRLYGLGVRMNRLRMQRKPRHRFAVPVISVGNITVGGTGKTEAVALICGILRSLGLQPGILSRGYGRKSRQSVLVVSRGKGLETSVQDAGDEPALLAKRLYDVPVIVGKDRTATGKIATNELGCNVLVLDDGFQRRDQVYRDLDIVLIDAGDPFGEEELLPAGRLREPLTSLKEADVMIITRADQYPLKVIYKKLEKIVPQKLLFTACHTAKQLVSVNDHTRQSLDYLNERKTLAVSGIARPLSFEKSLEKAGARISACLRFQDHHWFTRQDRERIAGQARSLGAMVVTTSKDAVRMPVDEVFKDVSVWALEIEMEILSPQKGLEKLLETVVAEKKKNL, from the coding sequence ATGCAAATTATTTTACTGCTATTGAGCCGGTTGTACGGTTTGGGCGTACGCATGAATCGTCTGCGGATGCAGCGCAAGCCGCGTCATCGGTTCGCAGTGCCGGTGATTTCGGTGGGCAACATTACAGTCGGCGGAACCGGCAAGACCGAGGCAGTGGCATTGATCTGCGGGATACTGCGCAGCTTGGGATTGCAACCAGGTATCTTAAGCCGGGGATATGGCCGTAAAAGCCGTCAATCGGTTTTGGTGGTTTCCCGGGGAAAGGGTCTGGAAACCAGTGTGCAAGACGCGGGTGATGAACCGGCACTTTTGGCGAAGCGGTTGTATGATGTCCCGGTTATTGTCGGCAAGGACCGGACCGCAACCGGAAAAATAGCGACAAATGAACTGGGGTGCAATGTTCTTGTCTTAGATGACGGATTTCAACGGCGGGATCAGGTGTATCGCGATTTGGACATCGTTTTAATTGATGCAGGTGATCCTTTTGGGGAAGAGGAGTTGTTGCCGGCCGGTCGTTTGCGTGAACCGCTGACAAGTTTGAAAGAAGCGGATGTCATGATAATTACCCGGGCGGATCAGTATCCTTTGAAGGTGATTTATAAAAAACTGGAAAAAATTGTTCCTCAAAAATTGTTGTTCACCGCGTGTCATACAGCCAAGCAGTTGGTTTCAGTAAACGATCATACGCGGCAGTCCTTGGATTATTTGAATGAACGCAAAACACTGGCAGTTTCAGGAATTGCCCGGCCGCTCAGTTTTGAAAAGAGCTTGGAAAAAGCCGGTGCCCGGATTAGCGCATGTTTGCGGTTTCAAGATCATCATTGGTTTACCCGGCAAGACCGGGAACGTATTGCCGGGCAGGCCCGGTCTTTGGGTGCCATGGTGGTCACAACCTCCAAAGATGCGGTTCGGATGCCGGTGGATGAAGTGTTCAAGGATGTGTCGGTTTGGGCGCTGGAAATAGAGATGGAAATTCTTTCGCCACAAAAGGGATTGGAAAAATTATTGGAAACAGTTGTGGCAGAAAAAAAAAAGAACCTGTAG
- a CDS encoding glycosyltransferase family 9 protein, which translates to MGRILIVRLSSMGDIILTQPAIAAAHRAGHGVDLAVHPDYVALGKMLPGVDRVLCSKVEFAAAYDWVFDLHGTLRARRLLREVKTKQLIRYRKRAVGRRLLVRPQGRSVFWNRFSGLKKDEQVLKWYGEALGRAGITVPEKQPTLQISEWAHAAALQTLQKYGIKKADRIALFVPGAKWRAKRWPLEYFIETAKQLQKTHNLIPVFTGSMQERELCGQAVQAIDNRVVSLAGLTNIPAMAAVCSRADIMITNDSGPMHLGLAAGTSVVALFGPTVSAFGFAPQLHPRAVVLEKELACRPCTLHGGEVCPLKHHACLRGIQVDTVCEKVAEILELNPRKRKKDD; encoded by the coding sequence ATGGGACGCATACTCATAGTACGTTTAAGCTCCATGGGTGATATTATTCTCACCCAACCGGCGATCGCGGCGGCACACCGGGCCGGTCATGGAGTGGATTTGGCGGTGCATCCGGACTATGTTGCTTTGGGGAAAATGCTGCCCGGGGTTGACCGGGTATTGTGTTCAAAAGTGGAATTTGCCGCAGCGTATGATTGGGTATTTGATTTACACGGCACGCTGCGTGCAAGGCGCCTTTTGCGGGAGGTTAAGACCAAACAGCTCATCCGGTATCGCAAACGGGCAGTGGGGCGCCGGCTTTTGGTTCGGCCCCAGGGCAGATCGGTTTTCTGGAACCGGTTTAGCGGACTAAAAAAAGATGAACAGGTTTTAAAATGGTATGGGGAAGCATTGGGCCGGGCAGGGATTACTGTGCCGGAAAAGCAGCCTACCTTGCAGATTTCCGAGTGGGCTCACGCAGCTGCTTTGCAGACGCTGCAAAAGTACGGGATAAAAAAAGCGGACAGGATTGCGCTGTTTGTACCCGGAGCTAAATGGCGCGCCAAGCGATGGCCCCTGGAGTATTTTATTGAAACAGCCAAACAGTTGCAAAAGACGCATAATCTTATCCCGGTTTTTACCGGCAGTATGCAGGAGCGGGAACTGTGCGGGCAAGCAGTTCAAGCGATTGACAACCGGGTGGTCTCGCTCGCAGGATTGACCAATATCCCGGCCATGGCGGCGGTGTGCAGCCGGGCGGATATCATGATTACCAATGACTCAGGCCCCATGCATTTGGGGCTGGCAGCCGGTACCTCGGTGGTAGCGCTCTTTGGTCCGACCGTGAGTGCCTTTGGGTTTGCGCCGCAGTTACATCCGCGTGCCGTTGTTTTGGAAAAAGAGCTGGCCTGTAGGCCCTGTACACTGCATGGTGGCGAGGTCTGCCCTTTAAAACATCATGCATGTCTGCGCGGGATTCAGGTGGATACGGTTTGTGAAAAAGTCGCAGAAATTTTAGAATTGAATCCCAGAAAAAGAAAAAAGGACGATTGA
- a CDS encoding 3-deoxy-D-manno-octulosonic acid transferase has protein sequence MRFLYNFILQLITLLLSPFFLIGLLFSGKLRLHLGQRLGFHSRKMRKQFQEMPRPRVWLHAASVGELSAITPIVQALKERNPDMAIVVSTNTATGYALAMQKMTFASACIIMPLDYPGVVKRVFKMVEPNLLVIAETELWPNVIRLAKKNGCQMALINGRLSEKSFQRYRKIRSMVKQMLAGFDLIAVQSKADGERFKALGANPQRLKMIGNVKFDVSSGSGIPKLKEDLRLAPGRPVWVAGSTRPGEEEMVLEAFAKVQEKVPNAVLILALRHLERLRDIERLLTQKRIAFTHRSRVGKELIDFPVILLDTMGELAETYGLGTVAFVGGSLQPFGGHNPLEPAGLGVPVLIGPHTEHFAQVTQMLLQSGGAKVVTTSEELAQAVSTLLLAPEQAGHMGEQAKKVVAACQGTANETVELLQKLMLIKRWAGEVRKWRQESLQNQGYTTPKEILSNDWTEW, from the coding sequence ATGCGTTTTTTATACAATTTTATTCTTCAATTGATTACATTGTTGTTGTCACCGTTTTTCTTGATAGGTCTGCTTTTTTCCGGAAAGCTGCGTCTTCATCTGGGTCAGCGCCTGGGATTTCATTCACGCAAGATGCGGAAACAATTTCAGGAAATGCCAAGACCGCGCGTTTGGCTGCATGCGGCCAGTGTGGGTGAATTGTCCGCCATAACACCGATAGTCCAGGCATTAAAGGAACGCAATCCAGACATGGCAATTGTGGTCTCAACCAATACGGCTACGGGGTATGCTTTGGCGATGCAAAAAATGACATTTGCATCTGCCTGCATTATTATGCCGCTTGATTATCCCGGTGTGGTCAAACGTGTTTTTAAAATGGTGGAGCCCAATTTGCTGGTGATTGCCGAGACCGAGTTGTGGCCCAATGTGATTCGTCTGGCGAAAAAAAACGGCTGTCAGATGGCACTCATCAATGGACGCTTGTCGGAGAAAAGTTTTCAGCGGTATCGAAAAATCCGCAGCATGGTCAAGCAGATGCTTGCCGGCTTTGATCTGATTGCGGTCCAATCCAAAGCAGATGGTGAGCGTTTCAAAGCGCTGGGGGCGAATCCGCAACGGCTCAAGATGATTGGGAATGTTAAATTTGATGTTTCCAGCGGTTCGGGAATTCCCAAGCTGAAAGAGGACCTCCGGCTGGCTCCGGGTCGGCCGGTATGGGTCGCGGGATCAACCCGGCCGGGTGAAGAAGAGATGGTGCTGGAAGCGTTTGCCAAGGTACAGGAAAAAGTCCCCAACGCGGTTTTGATTCTGGCATTGCGGCATCTGGAACGGTTGCGGGATATTGAACGATTGCTCACACAAAAACGAATTGCATTTACACACCGCTCCCGGGTCGGCAAAGAGCTGATTGATTTTCCGGTGATTCTATTGGATACCATGGGTGAATTGGCGGAAACTTATGGTTTGGGTACCGTGGCATTTGTAGGCGGGAGCTTACAGCCTTTTGGCGGACATAACCCGCTTGAACCGGCAGGTCTCGGCGTCCCGGTTCTGATTGGACCGCACACCGAGCATTTTGCCCAAGTTACACAAATGCTTCTGCAAAGCGGCGGGGCCAAAGTGGTAACCACAAGTGAGGAACTGGCGCAAGCGGTGAGCACGCTGCTGCTTGCGCCTGAGCAAGCCGGGCACATGGGGGAGCAGGCTAAAAAAGTGGTCGCAGCCTGTCAGGGAACTGCCAATGAGACGGTAGAGCTGCTGCAAAAATTAATGCTGATCAAGCGCTGGGCCGGAGAGGTCCGCAAATGGCGTCAGGAATCCCTTCAAAATCAAGGTTACACAACACCCAAAGAAATTTTGTCCAATGATTGGACGGAGTGGTAA